From the genome of Phycisphaerae bacterium:
CAAGACAACATACCTGTTCATAACCCCCACCATCATGCAGGATGAAGATTTCTCCGATCTCCGAAGTTCGACGGAGAAAGCATGGAAACAGGTGCAACCTGGCGCGAAGACCGATCCGTTATTGGAAATACTCACAACTCGGGATGACAAATGATCCATGAACGTTCTGGTGGCCATACCTGTTTACAACGAAATCAAATACGTGGAACGGGTGATTTGTGCCACGCGCAGGTACACCGATCACCTCCTTGTAGTTGATGATGGGAGTACGGACGGCACATCTGCAGTTATTTCTCAGCTGCAGGGCCTGCACGTCATGTCTCATTTGACCAACCTGGGCTATGGCCGCACTCTCATCGATATCTTCAACTATGCCGCCGCCAAACGGTACGCGTGGGTAATCACCATGGACTGTGACCTCCAACACGAACCGTCGTGCCTGCCTGTCTTCTACACGCATATTCAAGACGGCCTTGCTGATGTGTACAGCGGCTCTAGGTATGCCGATGTCGGAGCAAACATACGAGCAGCGCCCTCAGACCGAATGATCATAAACCGCAGGATCACGTCAATACTGAACAGAGAGCTCGGACTACGCCTTACGGACTCTTTTTGTGGCTTTAAGGCTTACAGAGTGGGCAGTCTGAAGAGTCTTTCGTTTTCGGAGAGCGGCTATGGGTTCCCATTGGAGTTCATCATTAAAGCCGTCTGCATGGGCCTGACTATTCACGAGATACCTGTTCCACTCATCTATGTCGATCCGGGGCGTTGCTTCGGTGGACAGCTTGACGATCCTACGGTGCGATTGAAGCACTATATGGAGATCATCGAAAGGGAACTGAGGCAGAATGCCGGTAGAGACGCTAGAAGATCTGCATGTGCCCAGGAATAGGGGAGTCGTGTTTGTCCGCCCCTCCTTGTCTGAGTGGCAGGTGCTAACACGCCGCAATACCGCAGCCTTGAGCACAATCGCATTGCGCAGCGGGGTTCGAACTGAATTGCTCAACGTGGCAGTCTCCTATACGACAGGGGTTCTGAACTGTCCGGCCCAAGTGCACCCTGAAATGATAATTGCCACCGGGCATCAGCCTGTTTGGCAGCATTGCGGGATTTGGGCCAAGAGCCTTGTTGCCAATAGATTTGCGGAGAGCCTGGGCGGACATTGCGTGTTTCTTGTGCTTGATCACGATATCTGCAGCACTGATCTGTTTCTTCCCCCGCAGACTGGAAACCCCCAAGGCACCAGAACCGTGGGACTCGAGTCTCACCCGACAGCAATGCCGGTCGAGTTTCGTTCCACGTGTAAGCCTGTGTCCAGTTTTATTCAAGAAGTGGTCGATGGAAGGCCCGAACAGTTCTGCAGTTCCGTTTGGAACAGGCACATGAGACAGAGCATCCACAGAACACCCGGCGACGACAACGTTTCCGACTCGGTCACATACCTGCACGCTGTACTGAATCGTGCCTCTGGTCTTGACCGCATTCTGTATTTGCCCGTTTCACTGCTGAGCCACAGCACGGGTTTCCTGGATTTTGTAGCGCACATTGTGCAACATGCCCGCGCTTTTGCAGACATGTACAACCATTGCATTGACCGTCAAATTGAGGCCTGGGGCATTAAGCCGAAGGAAACGCTGCGCCAGCTCAAGATCGACGATGACTGCAACCGTGTCGAACTTCCTTTTTGGCTTGTCTCGGCGTGCGGTCACAGATGTTCGTTAAACCTGGTATTCGTTGGCCGTGATCAATGCAAAGTCTTGGCAGACTCGAACGTATTGGCAAGCGTCGATTTGCGGAGTGAAGAAACAGTCAGCCGCCAACTGGAGCGCCTGCTTATTTCCACTCAATATCGTCTGAGACCCAAAGCAGTGACCCTGACCCTGTTCACCCGTCTCTTTCTGGCAGATTGGTTTGTTCATGGAGTTGGCGGGACTTTCTATGAAACCATTACCGACCGGCTCATAGAGGACTACTATGGAATCACAGGTCTTTCTTTTGGTACGGTTACCGCCACTATGACTTTTGCTGAGCAGGACCAAACAGGAAGAGGTCCCGCCAACGTCCCTTCTCGCCGCCAGATGTACTACAACCCAGAGCGGTTTCTACCACCAGAACTATTCGTAGATGAAGAAACCCGAAACTTGGTTTCCAGAAAGCGTGAGTTGATCAAAGAGAGCAGAGATGGCAACCTGTCCAGAACTCGAAGACACCTTGCATGGCAGTCTCTGGGTGATGTGAACCGTCACCTCAGACAAGTTGCAGCTTCGCAGCTGGTTGCTGCGGACATGAAATCACAGACAATTGAGTCGCCGCTGGCGGAGGCTGACACCCTGGCAAGCCGTGAGTACTTCTTCGGCCTGTTCCGCGAAAGCACACTGCAGGAACTCGCTCAAGATATTTCGTTCGAGTCCCGCTAGGCCTCTCATCGTCCACTTGACGGGATGCATATCCTTCTGCTCAGTGTCTGCCACAAGCAATAGCGTGATGAAAAAGCAAACATCAAAGCCGTGCGACGAAGACATCGATTTGATGCGTCGGGCATCCTGGGGCGATCTAACAGCCTTCGAGGCGCTCTATCGCAAGTATTGCCACGCCCTCTCCAGCTATTTGGCCGCCCTGGATGGACACCATAGCAGTCTGGACGACCTCATACAGGAAGTCTTCGTAAGAGCCTGGCACAGCCGGCAGAGGTTCCGGGGCAGGTCGACATTCAAAACGTACCTGTTTGGCATTGCCCGAAATGTTCTGCACGAAGAACACAGACGCCTGTGCAAGGATAGGGTTCGGCGTCAGAAGTTCATTGAGCACAGTATCCAATCAACAGACACCAGGGCGTCAGACGACCTTTGCCGAGATGAGCTGGTGCTGGCCGTGCAAGAGGCTCTAAAGAGATTGACTTTTAAGCAGCGAAAAGCCATTCAGCTCTTCCATATCGAAGGCAAGTCATTGAGAGAGGCCGCAGTTTTGGCCGGTTGTACAATAGAGGCCTTCCAAAAGCGTTTGTTGCATGGCCGCCGACGGCTCTTGGATGTCTTCAAGAGCCTGCAGGATGCCGCCTCTTGAAACTTTCCCTGGACCGCTTATCGGAACCTGAATATCACCGCCAGTTCCAATCGGACCCGAAAACCCGCGTAAGCTTCCATTCAACCGCATTGTCGCGGTGTACCAGTTCAAAGACACCCGCGTCAATATCCCGCACAGGCGAATGAAAGTCGGGCCAAAGCCGGTCAAAAACGTTCATCGCATCTGCTGAACTACCGGCAAAGACGGCGACATACCTTTGGTTGTTCAATGGATTGGGGTAGATAAGCACGAAACCAATGTCCCTGCCCGTGAACCTATGCCCGTCGGCCGAAATAGAATCTGGGGTCATGACGACGGGAAGCTCACTCGCTATCCGTGCAAGCACTTTGTTCATTGCCGCATTACCAAAGAGAACAAGGTTGGAGTCTTTGATTTGTAGTTCGGTAATCCGTGTATCGGGGATCACCGGAAAAGTCACCCGTCCCATCCAGGGGGGACTTGAAAAGGACTCCGCACAGGATCGCGCAGCCTCAACAAGCAACTTGTCTGTGGAGTCGGTCCCGTACACAAGCGTACACGGGCCACGATATATGTCCCAGAGGGGTCCACATCGCCCCGTGTGTTTTCGTGGACCGTCGTGCTCGCGTCTCTTCACGAAATACCCG
Proteins encoded in this window:
- a CDS encoding sigma-70 family RNA polymerase sigma factor, encoding MKKQTSKPCDEDIDLMRRASWGDLTAFEALYRKYCHALSSYLAALDGHHSSLDDLIQEVFVRAWHSRQRFRGRSTFKTYLFGIARNVLHEEHRRLCKDRVRRQKFIEHSIQSTDTRASDDLCRDELVLAVQEALKRLTFKQRKAIQLFHIEGKSLREAAVLAGCTIEAFQKRLLHGRRRLLDVFKSLQDAAS
- a CDS encoding glycosyltransferase family 2 protein, with the protein product MNVLVAIPVYNEIKYVERVICATRRYTDHLLVVDDGSTDGTSAVISQLQGLHVMSHLTNLGYGRTLIDIFNYAAAKRYAWVITMDCDLQHEPSCLPVFYTHIQDGLADVYSGSRYADVGANIRAAPSDRMIINRRITSILNRELGLRLTDSFCGFKAYRVGSLKSLSFSESGYGFPLEFIIKAVCMGLTIHEIPVPLIYVDPGRCFGGQLDDPTVRLKHYMEIIERELRQNAGRDARRSACAQE